The following coding sequences lie in one Oncorhynchus kisutch isolate 150728-3 linkage group LG3, Okis_V2, whole genome shotgun sequence genomic window:
- the LOC109878268 gene encoding homeobox protein cut-like 2 isoform X3, translated as MTPKSKQAFRATCSPQQNHQIQSQTEGKAEDADTTLADRLGEAEERIKVLHSSLSTAQTDLLDLRCKYDQEKANKVEEVSVIMMNLEKANQKAEIAQRQVERLKEQLASARSTTPGSYNPPEGTSGERDEKGGVLSSKLEAKLIAKDREILRLLENVQRLQFALQEVQDTSANQVISLEHQLAYKTEAIERLETKLQSQMDYDEIKTDLSILKVMKLASANGSSSQESAKAAEALLLDKEAFLPSHKYLMDKARVLHNNDEDQSEESGREGGRPTGSFFSVSQVDVRTSASPGPPTMEVSSSSYDLPRPFSVSPCSGGRLSVDHVLHKQLLCSPLFKKEAGSPIMAFPTALYAAKAALMSTNQGPAGTGGIEAGLPSDQSESGSSTAGDDDQLETADIAFQIKEQLLKHNIGQRVFGHYVLGLSQGSVSEILARPKPWRKLTVKGKEPFIKMKQFLSDEQNILALRTIQVRQRGSITPRIRTPETGSDDAIKNILEQAKKEIQSQRGGDIKSSLGSPSGRSSNGADSSSDDTIKNILEQARREMQAQQQALMEMEVCGRASATSAGPQVKRLGLPEPSKGLPLPTFIKQEEGGTVTMCMANPISSPQTPLSVLSPAAFVQNIIRKVKSEIGEAGTYFDQHWSVERGPIGMVGGVGGGSSQPFTSVSPSLSSSSSSGPSALPRLENGECLPNSEEASAAEEDTGSGMMQSVEVKVESDVSVSGESTGRGLAYYPSYIPRTLKPTVPPLTPEQYEMYMYREVDTIELTRQVKEKLAKNGICQRIFGEKVLGLSQGSVSDMLSRPKPWSKLTQKGREPFIRMQLWLLDQLGQGLNQLPSQTQPTSQDKSPVTAQSSPSPPPSPEESHPSPLVEPVSLTLESSKENQQPEGLVNPHPEGGKSTPSLLSLHQPHTPLGIQELVAMYPELDTYAITKKVKEVLTDNNLGQRLFGESILGLTQGSVSDLLSRPKPWHKLSLKGREPFVRMQLWLNDPHNVDKLRDMKKMEKKAYLKRRYGLLSTGSDSDSPSASSECVSPALVSIDLCPYSQVKKPRVVLGAEEKDALRKAYLLEPYPSQHTIEILASQLNLKTNTVINWFHNYSRSRMRREVLMEGLQDNDTDAEHHSYSPSATQSPTSDGDERGLLHPTGRTPHPILPLSANTSLPHVKQEASEGEEEEREGFNGQSKIQCFSMGVQFPQLKTEHGDLMVGCQEPHLAPHYIQSLRQEEGMSSQAQGLFHGELSLDGPQRASQSRHEGDNSSKSFVDPVSFKASSEPCRSSLEVSLNSPSAASSPGLMMSVSPVPSSSTPISPSLPNPPTTSTNHSLDPNPLPPIQSPKPNKSVQRRTEKMANLNNIIHRLERAANREETLEWEF; from the exons ATGACTCCCAAAAGCAAACAGGCCTTCAGGGCCACATGCTCACCTCAGCAGAACCACCAGATCCAGAGTCAGACAGAGGG GAAGGCCGAAGACGCAGATACCACTCTGGCCGACAGACTGGGTGAGGCCGAGGAGAGGATCAAAGTGCTGCATTCAT CTCTGAGCACAGCCCAGACAGACCTGCTGGACCTGCGGTGTAAATACGACCAGGAGAAGGCCAACAA ggtAGAGGAGGTCAGCGTGATCATGATGAACCTTGAGAAGGCGAACCAG AAAGCGGAGATTGCCCAGAGGCAGGTGGAAAGGCTAAAGGAGCAGCTGGCCAGTGCCCGGAGCACCACCCCAGGCAGCTATAATCCACCAGAGGGCACTAGTGGG gagagggatgagaagggTGGTGTGTTGTCATCCAAGTTGGAGGCTAAGCTGATTGCTAAAGACCGTGAGATCCTCAGGCTGTTGGAGAACGTACAGAGACTGCAGTTCGCACtacaggaagtccaggacaccTCAGCCAATCAGGTCATATCGCTGGAACACCAGCTGGCCTATAAAACAGAAGCTATTGAG AGATTAGAAACTAAACTGCAATCCCAGATGGACTATGACGAGATTAAAACAGATCTCAG TATCCTGAAGGTAATGAAGTTGGCCTCAGCGAATGGTAGCTCATCCCAG GAATCTGCCAAGGCTGCAGAGGCTCTTTTGCTGGACAAAGAGGCCTTTCTTCCCTCTCACAAATACCTGATGGATAAGGCCAGAGTCTTACACAACAATG ATGAGGACCAATCGGAGGAGTCAGGCAGAGAGGGGGGCAGGCCCACAGGGTCCTTCTTCTCAGTCTCCCAGGTGGATGTGCGTACCTCGGCCAGCCCTGGTCCTCCCACCATGGAAGTCTCCTCCTCTAGCTACGACCTCCCCCGCCCCTTTTCTGTGTCCCCCTGCTCAGGGGGCAGGCTGTCTGTGGACCACGTCCTCCACAAGCAGCTCCTCTGCTCCCCACTTTTCAAGAAGGAAGCCGGCAGCCCCATCATGGCCTTCCCCACCGCCCTGTACGCAGCCAAAGCCGCCCTAATGTCAACCAATCAGGGACCTGCAGGAACTGGGGGCATTGAGGCTGGCCTGCCCAGCGACCAATCAGAGAGTGGGAGCTCCACTGCAGGCGATGATGACCAGTTGGAGACAGCAGATATTGCCTTCCAGATCAAAGAGCAGCTGCTGAAGCACAACATTGGCCAGCGTGTGTTTGGTCACTACGTGCTGGGCCTATCACAGGGCTCGGTCAGTGAGATCCTGGCCCGGCCCAAGCCCTGGAGGAAGCTGACAGTGAAAGGCAAGGAGCCCTTCATCAAGATGAAACAGTTCCTGTCTGATGAGCAGAACATTCTGGCCCTCAGAACCATCCAGGTCCGACAGAGAG GGAGCATCACTCCTCGCATCCGAACTCCTGAAACTGGGTCAGACGACGCCATCAAGAATATCTTGGAGCAGGCCAAGAAGGAGATCCAGTCCCAGAGAGGAG GTGACATTAAGTCGTCCCTGGGCAGCCCCTCGGGCAGGAGCAGTAACGGGGCAGACAGCAGCTCAGACGACACCATCAAGAACATCCTGGAGCAGGCCAGGAGGGAGATGCAGGCGCAGCAGCAGGCTCTGATGGAGATGGAGGTCTGTGGCAGGGCCTCTGCCACCAGCGCTGGGCCCCAAGTGAAGCGCCTGGGGCTCCCTGAGCCCTCCAAGGGCCTGCCCCTACCCACCTTCATCAAACAGGAGGAGGGGGGCACGGTGACTATGTGCATGGCCAACCCCATCAGCAGCCCCCAAACCCCCCTCAGTGTCCTCTCCCCTGCCGCCTTCGTTCAGAACATCATCCGTAAAGTCAAGTCAGAGATCGGCGAGGCAGGGACTTACTTCGACCAACACTGGTCCGTGGAGCGGGGGCCCATAGGCATGGTGGGTGGCGTAGGGGGCGGCAGCTCTCAGCCCTTCACCTcagtgtctccctccctgtcctcttcCTCGTCCTCGGGCCCCTCGGCCCTGCCCCGGTTGGAGAATGGAGAGTGTCTGCCCAACAGTGAGGAGGCGTCTGCGGCCGAGGAGGACACTGGCTCGGGGATGATGCAGTCTGTGGAGGTGAAGGTGGAGTCAGACGTGTCAGTGAGTGGAGAGTCAACTGGCCGTGGCCTGGCCTACTACCCATCATATATCCCCCGCACCCTGAAGCCCACCGTGCCGCCCCTGACACCGGAGCAGTATGAGATGTACATGTATCGCGAGGTGGACACCATCGAACTCACCCGACAGGTCAAAGAGAAGCTGGCCAAGAATGGCATCTGTCAGAGGATCTTTGGTGAAAAG GTGCTGGGTCTGTCTcagggcagtgtgagtgacatgCTGTCTCGGCCCAAACCCTGGAGCAAGCTGACCCAGAAAGGCAGGGAACCCTTTATCCGCATGCAGCTGTGGCTGCTGGATCAGCTGGGACAAGGACTCAACCAGCTCCCCAGCCAGACCCAACCCACCTCTCAAG ATAAAAGCCCAGTGACGGCCCAGTCGTCGCCCTCCCCGCCCCCCAGCCCAGAGGAGAGCCACCCCAGCCCGCTGGTGGAGCCTGTCAGCCTGACCCTGGAGAGCAGCAAGGAGAACCAGCAGCCTGAGGGCCTGGTGAACCCCCACCCAGAGGGAGGGAAGTCCACCCCCAGTCTGCTTTCCCTTCACCAGCCCCACACCCCGCTGGGCATCCAGGAGCTGGTGGCCATGTACCCAGAGTTGGACACATACGCTATCACCAAGAAAGTCAAGGAGGTACTGACAGACAACAACCTAG GGCAGCGGCTGTTTGGGGAGAGTATACTGGGCCTCACCCAGGGCTCAGTGTCAGACCTGCTCTCCAGGCCCAAGCCCTGGCATAAACTCAGCCTCAAAGGCAGGGAGCCTTTTGTCCGCATGCAATTGTGGCTCAACGACCCGCACAATGTGGACAAGCTGAGGGACATGAAGAAGATGGAGAAGAAAG CCTATCTGAAGCGGCGGTATGGACTGCTGAGTACCGGCTCAGATAGTGACTCTCCCAGCGCCAGCTCTGAGTGTGTGAGCCCGGCCCTGGTCTCCATAGACCTGTGTCCCTACAGCCAGGTGAAGAAGCCCAGGGTGGTGCTGGGGGCTGAGGAGAAGGATGCTCTGAGGAAGGCCTATCTCCTGGAGCCATACCCATCCCAGCACACCATTGAGATACTGGCCTCCCAGCTCAACCTCAAAACCAATACCGTCATCAACTGGTTTCACAACTATAG CAGGTCCAGGATGCGACGGGAGGTCCTCATGGAGGGTCTCCAGGACAACGACACGGATGCAGAACACCACAGCTACTCTCCCTCGGCGACACAGAGCCCCACCTCAGACGGGGATGAGAGGGGGCTGCTGCACCCCACTGGACGCACCCCCCACCCCATCCTCCCCCTCAGCGCCAACACATCACTGCCTCATGTCAAACAGGAGGccagtgagggagaggaggaggagagggaaggctTCAACGGACAGTCTAAGATCCAGTGTTTCTCTATGGGCGTCCAGTTCCCTCAGTTGAAAACGGAGCATGGGGACCTGATGGTCGGCTGCCAAGAGCCCCACCTGGCTCCACACTATATTCAGAGCCTGAGGCAGGAAGAAGGGATGAGTAGCCAGGCTCAGGGGCTCTTCCATGGGGAGCTCTCCCTAGATGGCCCCCAGAGAGCCAGCCAGTCCAGACACGAGGGTGACAACTCCAGCAAGTCTTTTGTAGACCCAGTCAGCTTCAAGGCATCATCGGAGCCCTGTCGCAGCAGCCTAGAGGTCTCCCTCAACTCCCCCTCCGCTGCCTCCTCACCCGGCCTCATGATGTCCGTCTCCCCTGTCCCATCTTCCTCTACACCCATCTCCCCATCCCTGCCCAACCCACCCACCACAAGCACCAACCACAGCCTGGACCCTAACCCCCTGCCTCCCATCCAGAGCCCCAAGCCCAACAAGAGTGTTCAGAGACGCACTGAGAAAATGGCCAACCTCAACAATATCATCCATAGGCTGGAAAGAGCAGCTAACCGGGAGGAGACCTTGGAGTGGGAGTTTtag